The Acidobacteriota bacterium genome has a segment encoding these proteins:
- a CDS encoding menaquinone biosynthesis protein codes for MKTQEKKNAVSNLVSLVRVRSVGYLNAAPLEWGLERKTGEGIIVKRESPAGCLAALREERADVGLVPSAGYEGRWRAVPDVAIASDGAAESVLLAGRAEAPDMKRVALDTASRTAAALVKVLFRERWGSEPDYVEAPAEGAVEDETFDGVLVIGDPALHLPLREGGSPVEGSGGNSPFPHVYDLGAEWKALTGLPFVFAFWAGREDLPVHVVRLLQKAKEEGRGHLRELAERYARTHSRGADFYEHYLRDAIRYDWTPRETEGLAAFWRLAEKHEVIPKAPRLSFYE; via the coding sequence ATGAAAACTCAAGAAAAGAAAAACGCCGTGTCCAACCTCGTCTCCCTCGTACGCGTCCGCTCCGTCGGCTACCTGAACGCCGCGCCCCTCGAGTGGGGCCTCGAGCGGAAAACGGGCGAAGGAATCATCGTGAAGCGAGAAAGCCCCGCGGGCTGTCTCGCGGCGCTCCGGGAAGAGCGCGCCGACGTGGGCCTCGTTCCTTCCGCGGGATACGAGGGGCGCTGGCGCGCCGTTCCGGACGTCGCCATCGCGTCGGACGGGGCCGCGGAAAGCGTCCTTCTCGCGGGCCGCGCCGAGGCTCCGGACATGAAGCGCGTGGCGCTCGACACGGCCTCGCGCACGGCGGCGGCGCTTGTGAAGGTTCTCTTCCGCGAACGCTGGGGGAGCGAGCCCGACTACGTCGAGGCGCCGGCCGAGGGCGCCGTGGAGGACGAGACGTTCGACGGCGTTTTGGTCATCGGCGACCCGGCGCTCCATCTCCCGCTGCGCGAAGGCGGCTCGCCCGTCGAGGGATCGGGAGGAAATTCTCCCTTCCCGCACGTGTACGACCTCGGGGCGGAGTGGAAGGCGCTCACGGGCCTGCCGTTCGTCTTCGCGTTCTGGGCGGGGCGCGAGGATTTGCCCGTGCACGTCGTCCGTCTCCTTCAAAAAGCGAAGGAGGAGGGGCGCGGGCACCTGCGCGAGCTGGCCGAGCGCTACGCCCGCACGCACAGCCGCGGCGCAGACTTCTACGAGCACTACCTCCGCGACGCCATCCGCTACGACTGGACGCCGCGCGAGACGGAGGGCCTCGCCGCCTTCTGGCGCCTCGCCGAGAAGCACGAGGTGATTCCGAAGGCGCCCCGGCTGTCGTTTTACGAGTGA
- the mqnC gene encoding dehypoxanthine futalosine cyclase, whose amino-acid sequence MGHAALQDIVSSGRRLSFDEAVALYNEAPLLELGRAAHAVRLRKHPEPVVTYVIDRNINYTNVCYVDCAFCAFYVRPGVEEDARGERAYVLPHEEIGKKIDETKALGGTQILLQGGHHPDLKIDYYEDLFRYIKKNHPIHLHALSPPEVMHIVKVSKITLDEALDRLIEAGLDSIPGGGAEILTDRVREVTAPRKATAQEWLDVMEAAHRKGLRTTATMMFGSVDTVEDRVEHLLKLRDLQDRTGGFTAFICWAYQRPGPENHALGLDLEARDTSAHTYLKTLALARLVLDNFENLQSSWVTMGHGVGQLSLQFGSNDFGSLMIEENVVSRAGVDYCMSLEYLEHLILDTGYTPKRRNMFYEVLN is encoded by the coding sequence ATGGGACACGCCGCCTTGCAGGACATAGTTTCCTCCGGCCGCCGCCTCTCGTTCGACGAGGCCGTGGCGCTCTATAACGAAGCGCCGCTTCTCGAGCTCGGCCGCGCGGCGCACGCCGTGCGCCTGAGGAAACACCCCGAGCCCGTCGTCACCTACGTCATCGACCGCAACATAAACTACACGAACGTCTGTTACGTGGACTGCGCCTTCTGCGCCTTCTACGTGCGGCCCGGCGTCGAGGAGGACGCGCGCGGCGAGCGGGCCTACGTTCTGCCGCACGAGGAGATCGGGAAGAAAATCGACGAGACGAAGGCGCTCGGGGGAACTCAAATTCTCCTCCAGGGCGGCCACCACCCGGACCTGAAGATCGACTATTACGAGGACCTCTTCCGCTACATAAAGAAGAACCATCCCATCCACCTCCACGCGCTCTCGCCGCCCGAGGTCATGCACATCGTGAAAGTTTCCAAAATCACGCTCGACGAGGCGCTCGACCGGCTCATCGAGGCGGGGCTCGATTCCATCCCCGGGGGCGGCGCGGAGATTCTCACGGATCGCGTGCGCGAGGTCACCGCCCCCAGGAAGGCCACGGCGCAGGAGTGGCTCGACGTGATGGAGGCGGCGCATAGGAAGGGCCTCCGGACGACGGCCACGATGATGTTCGGCTCGGTTGACACCGTCGAGGACCGCGTCGAGCATCTTCTTAAATTAAGGGACCTCCAGGACCGCACGGGAGGATTCACGGCCTTCATCTGCTGGGCCTACCAGCGTCCCGGCCCGGAGAACCACGCCCTCGGCCTCGACCTCGAGGCGCGCGACACCTCGGCGCACACGTACCTGAAGACCCTGGCCCTCGCGCGCCTCGTCCTGGACAATTTCGAGAATCTCCAATCTTCGTGGGTCACGATGGGGCACGGCGTGGGGCAGCTGTCGCTCCAGTTCGGGTCGAACGACTTCGGCTCGCTCATGATCGAGGAGAACGTCGTCTCGCGGGCCGGCGTCGATTACTGCATGAGCCTGGAATATCTCGAGCACCTCATCCTCGACACGGGCTACACCCCGAAGCGGCGGAACATGTTCTACGAGGTGTTGAACTAG
- a CDS encoding ankyrin repeat domain-containing protein, with protein sequence MKQPNKLLFLISLLLVTIACGRSPQDAPKEPEQMDIPRSEAGGRSPEDARKELEQLDIPYSETSFLERVKGNDPVAVELFLDAGMNPDVMNASGITPLMIAAEDGYTGMAKVLIDADADVNARNERGATALIIAAFKGHAETTKVLINAGADMDIKTKENGMTALMIAEKMKHTEIVEILGQDGAKE encoded by the coding sequence ATGAAACAACCAAACAAGCTGCTTTTTTTGATTAGCCTCTTACTGGTAACAATCGCCTGCGGCAGGAGCCCGCAGGACGCTCCCAAGGAGCCGGAACAGATGGATATCCCCCGTAGCGAAGCCGGCGGCAGGAGTCCGGAGGACGCTCGCAAGGAACTGGAACAGTTGGATATCCCCTATAGCGAGACCAGTTTTCTGGAGCGGGTGAAGGGAAACGACCCGGTCGCGGTCGAGTTATTTCTGGACGCGGGCATGAACCCGGACGTAATGAACGCTAGTGGTATTACCCCCCTGATGATTGCGGCCGAGGATGGCTACACCGGAATGGCGAAGGTTCTGATCGACGCGGATGCCGACGTGAACGCGAGGAACGAAAGAGGCGCGACCGCCTTGATAATTGCGGCCTTTAAAGGTCACGCCGAGACGACGAAGGTCCTGATAAATGCCGGCGCGGACATGGACATCAAAACCAAAGAGAACGGCATGACCGCCCTGATGATTGCGGAAAAGATGAAGCACACCGAGATCGTGGAGATTCTCGGACAGGACGGGGCGAAGGAATGA